The Carnobacterium sp. 17-4 genome has a window encoding:
- the ftsL gene encoding cell division protein FtsL, with amino-acid sequence MPLDSNLARNIEVEVPFQPQTAPTPKKEKIHTPFTKRIGITKGEKLLISSVLIVLFALIAVSISLEITIASTNRTLQDATTSIAESTTVNENLEQEVQELSRYDRVYEIANKFGLEMNEENVRNVIK; translated from the coding sequence ATGCCATTAGATAGTAATTTAGCTAGAAACATTGAAGTCGAAGTACCCTTTCAGCCGCAGACAGCTCCTACTCCTAAAAAGGAAAAAATACATACTCCTTTTACAAAAAGAATAGGTATAACAAAAGGAGAAAAACTACTTATCAGTTCAGTTTTAATTGTTTTGTTTGCTCTTATCGCTGTTAGTATTTCATTAGAAATTACCATTGCCAGTACTAATCGCACTTTACAAGATGCAACAACCTCAATTGCTGAATCCACAACGGTCAATGAAAACTTAGAGCAAGAAGTTCAAGAATTATCGCGTTATGATCGCGTGTATGAAATCGCGAATAAATTTGGTTTAGAAATGAATGAAGAAAATGTAAGGAATGTTATAAAATGA